In Schistocerca nitens isolate TAMUIC-IGC-003100 chromosome 10, iqSchNite1.1, whole genome shotgun sequence, a single window of DNA contains:
- the LOC126209923 gene encoding F-box/LRR-repeat protein 14-like has protein sequence MEMQKLRLMLLSVVRPVDTCLSASSYSRWQSCSPRYSSASYAVWQCGRSARHALQFHPYSAAAFLHQPHLESVPSTAHHALSAEVSAHLGKHSKAAPPSSSSASSSSPHHGHHHHHLHHHHHQQSQQQQHAQQVVAGAPDGSQTHVSCLYREILALVFGYLDVRDKGRAALVCTSWRDAAYHKSVWRGVVAKLLLRPANTSLFASLVRRVIRRVQVLSLRRSLRDVVQGVPNIESLNLSSCYNVTDIGLSHAFVAEVPSLTHLDLSLCKQVTDTSLGRIAQCLKNLESLELGGCCIVTNTGLLLTARGLRHLRRLNLRSCWHISDQDISYLAGLNRYIAEGNLALEYLGLQEVLECKLCRVAVR, from the exons ATGGAGATGCAGAAGCTCAGGTTGATGCTCTTGAGCGTCGTCAGGCCCGTCGACACGTGCTTGAGCGCCTCGTCCTACAGCCGCTGGCAGTCCTGCAGTCCGAGGTACTCGAGTGCGAGCTATGCCGTGTGGCAGTGCGGTAGGAG CGCGCGGCACGCCCTGCAGTTCCACCCCTACTCGGCGGCCGCTTTCCTGCACCAGCCGCACCTCGAGAGCGTGCCGTCCACCGCGCACCACGCGCTGTCGGCCGAGGTGTCGGCGCACCTGGGCAAGCACTCCAAGGCAGcgccgccgtcgtcgtcgtcggcgtcgtcgtcgtcgccgcaccacggccaccaccaccaccatctccatcaccaccaccaccagcagtcgcagcagcagcagcacgcgcAGCAGGTGGTGGCGGGCGCGCCGGACGGCAGTCAGACGCACGTGTCTTGCCTGTACCGCGAGATCCTGGCGCTGGTATTCGGCTATCTGGACGTGCGCGACAAGGGCCGCGCGGCGCTGGTGTGCACGTCGTGGCGCGACGCGGCCTACCACAAGTCGGTGTGGCGCGGCGTCGTGGCGAAGCTGCTGCTGCGGCCCGCCAACACGTCGCTGTTCGCCAGCCTGGTGCGCCGCGTCATCCGGCGCGTGCAGGTGCTGTCGCTGCGGCGCAGCTTGCGCGACGTGGTGCAGGGCGTGCCCAACATAGAGTCGCTCAACCTGTCCAGCTGCTATAACGTCACCGACATCGGCCTGTCGCACGCGTTCGTGGCCGAGGTGCCGTCGCTGACGCACCTCGACCTGTCGCTGTGCAAGCAGGTGACGGACACCAGCCTGGGCCGCATCGCGCAGTGCCTCAAGAACCTCGAGTCGCTGGAGCTGGGCGGCTGCTGCATCGTCACCAACACCGGCCTGCTGCTGACCGCGCGGGGCCTCCGCCACCTGCGCAGGCTGAACCTGCGCTCGTGCTGGCACATCTCCGACCAGGACATCTCCTACCTCGCCGGCCTCAACCGCTACATCGCCGAAGGCAACCTCGCCCTCGAGTACCTCGGACTGCAGGAGGTACTTGAGTGCAAGCTATGCCGTGTGGCAGTGCGGTAG